A region from the Variovorax paradoxus genome encodes:
- a CDS encoding NAD(P)/FAD-dependent oxidoreductase, giving the protein MSLPQATSSASSAPPAVDESCDVLVIGGGPAGSTISALLAQQGRKVVLLEKAHHPRFHIGESLLPGNVELFDKLGVRDQVDRIGMPKFGIEFVSPEHEHRSYVEFAEGMDKSLDSAWQVRRSELDELLFRNAATRGAQTLEGCKVRDVAFDADGATVQAEMDDGARRSWRARFVVDATGRDTLLANKFRCKEKNPDHNSTALFGHFTNAERLEGKKEGNISICWFPHGWFWFIPLADGTTSVGAVCWPYYLKTRDKPLKDFFYDTIALCPVLVDRLKHATLVDDAVHATGNFSYSSTHATGDRYLMLGDAFTFIDPMFSSGVYLAMHSAFDGAALVATALDRPAELAPVRKSFEAMMRKGPREYSWFIYRVTNPTIRDMFMHPGNPFRVKEGLMSLLAGDIYRGTPMWRALGMFKFLYYFISITHLRRTWEGWKRHRFNIRDMGALKGETILKSE; this is encoded by the coding sequence ATGTCCTTGCCTCAAGCCACTTCCTCCGCTTCTTCTGCGCCCCCGGCGGTCGACGAGTCCTGCGATGTCCTCGTGATCGGCGGCGGACCCGCGGGCTCCACGATCTCGGCGCTGCTTGCGCAGCAGGGCCGCAAGGTGGTGCTGCTCGAGAAGGCGCACCACCCGCGCTTTCACATCGGCGAATCGCTGCTGCCCGGGAACGTCGAGCTGTTCGACAAGCTCGGCGTGCGCGACCAGGTCGACAGGATCGGCATGCCCAAGTTCGGCATCGAATTCGTCTCGCCCGAGCACGAGCACCGCAGCTATGTGGAATTTGCCGAAGGCATGGACAAGTCGCTCGATTCCGCCTGGCAGGTGCGCCGCTCGGAACTCGACGAACTGCTGTTCCGCAATGCCGCCACGCGCGGCGCGCAGACGCTCGAAGGCTGCAAGGTGCGCGACGTGGCCTTCGATGCCGACGGTGCCACGGTGCAGGCCGAGATGGACGATGGCGCCAGGCGCAGCTGGCGCGCCCGCTTCGTGGTCGATGCCACGGGACGCGACACGCTGCTGGCCAACAAATTCCGCTGCAAGGAAAAGAACCCCGACCACAACAGCACTGCGCTGTTCGGCCACTTCACCAACGCCGAGCGGCTCGAGGGCAAGAAGGAAGGCAACATCAGCATCTGCTGGTTCCCGCACGGCTGGTTCTGGTTCATTCCGCTGGCGGACGGAACCACCAGCGTGGGCGCGGTCTGCTGGCCGTACTACCTGAAGACGCGCGACAAGCCGCTGAAGGACTTCTTCTACGACACCATCGCGCTCTGTCCGGTGCTGGTGGACCGCCTGAAGCACGCCACGCTGGTCGACGACGCGGTGCACGCCACCGGCAACTTCTCGTATTCGAGCACCCACGCGACGGGCGACCGTTACCTGATGCTGGGCGACGCCTTCACCTTCATCGACCCGATGTTCTCGTCGGGCGTGTACCTTGCGATGCACAGCGCCTTCGACGGCGCCGCGCTGGTGGCCACCGCGCTCGACCGGCCGGCCGAACTGGCGCCCGTGCGAAAAAGTTTCGAGGCCATGATGCGCAAGGGACCGCGGGAGTATTCGTGGTTCATCTACCGCGTGACCAACCCGACCATCCGCGACATGTTCATGCACCCGGGCAATCCGTTCCGCGTGAAGGAAGGGCTGATGTCGCTGCTGGCCGGCGACATCTACCGCGGCACGCCGATGTGGCGCGCGCTCGGCATGTTCAAGTTTCTTTACTACTTCATTTCGATCACCCACCTGCGCCGCACGTGGGAGGGATGGAAGCGGCACCGCTTCAACATCCGCGACATGGGTGCATTGAAGGGCGAGACGATCCTCAAGTCGGAGTAG
- a CDS encoding Asp/Glu/hydantoin racemase yields MTDAIAFLHTAQVHVPTFERLTREIAPDLEVRHLVVEELLHEARAAGIDNPMLAARVHEAMREAASDGAAVVACTCSTIGGIAEKTATGGAFTAQRIDRAMADRAVRAGPRVLIAAALESTLEPTTALVLSAAAQAGVGVRPRTLFVAEAWTHFEAGDTARYIEMLASAIRGAAIGADVVVLAQASMAPVADELADLGIEVLGSPGPGVAHAVATLRASRSAWAPWGATPT; encoded by the coding sequence ATGACCGACGCCATCGCCTTTCTCCACACGGCGCAGGTTCATGTGCCGACCTTCGAGCGCCTCACCCGCGAGATCGCGCCCGATCTGGAGGTGCGTCATCTTGTGGTGGAGGAACTGCTGCACGAAGCCCGGGCCGCGGGCATCGACAACCCGATGCTGGCCGCGCGCGTGCACGAGGCCATGCGCGAGGCCGCATCCGACGGCGCCGCCGTGGTGGCGTGCACCTGCTCGACCATCGGCGGCATCGCCGAAAAAACCGCCACGGGCGGCGCCTTCACGGCCCAGCGCATCGACCGCGCGATGGCCGACCGCGCCGTGCGCGCCGGCCCGCGCGTGCTGATTGCAGCGGCGCTCGAAAGCACGCTGGAGCCGACCACCGCGCTGGTTCTTTCGGCCGCCGCGCAGGCCGGCGTCGGTGTCAGGCCGCGTACGCTTTTCGTCGCCGAGGCCTGGACGCACTTCGAGGCCGGCGACACCGCTCGCTACATCGAGATGCTGGCAAGCGCGATTCGCGGTGCCGCCATCGGCGCCGACGTGGTGGTTCTGGCGCAGGCCTCGATGGCACCTGTGGCGGACGAACTGGCAGACCTCGGCATCGAGGTGCTCGGCAGTCCCGGCCCGGGCGTTGCGCATGCCGTGGCCACACTGCGCGCCTCGCGCTCGGCGTGGGCGCCATGGGGCGCTACTCCGACTTGA
- the epsC gene encoding serine O-acetyltransferase EpsC, which produces MANFEVGDIVRALHAARDEWRDSQRRSREPGTREFPSRDALAQIVESLKGALFPMRLGPPELRHESEDFYVGHTLNTALQALLEQARLELEYNARHEPRPSSEIDGVAAEAIRQFANALPQLRRLLDTDVLAAYQGDPAARSVDEVLLCYPGVLAMIHHRLAHELYQLGLPLLARIVAELAHAQTGIDIHPGAQIDAGFFMDHGTGVVIGETAVIGKRVRLYQAVTLGAKRFPTDAEGNLQKGLPRHPVVEDDVVIYAGATILGRVTLGKGAVIGGNVWITDDVPAGASVTQASLQNAPKANAP; this is translated from the coding sequence GGCCAATTTCGAAGTAGGCGACATCGTTCGCGCGCTGCACGCCGCGCGCGACGAGTGGCGCGACTCCCAGCGCCGCTCGCGCGAGCCCGGCACGCGCGAGTTTCCGTCGCGCGACGCGCTCGCGCAGATCGTCGAGTCGCTCAAGGGCGCGCTCTTTCCGATGCGGCTCGGGCCGCCGGAACTGCGCCATGAGAGCGAGGATTTCTACGTCGGCCACACGCTGAACACCGCCTTGCAGGCGCTGCTGGAGCAGGCGCGGCTGGAGCTCGAATACAACGCCCGCCACGAGCCGCGCCCCTCGAGCGAGATCGACGGCGTTGCCGCCGAGGCCATCCGCCAGTTCGCGAACGCGCTGCCGCAGCTGCGCCGCCTGCTCGACACCGACGTGCTCGCGGCCTACCAGGGCGACCCGGCCGCGCGCAGCGTGGACGAGGTGCTGCTGTGCTACCCGGGCGTGCTCGCGATGATCCACCACCGGCTGGCGCACGAGCTCTACCAGCTCGGGCTGCCGCTCCTGGCACGCATCGTGGCCGAGCTCGCGCATGCGCAGACCGGGATCGACATCCACCCCGGCGCGCAGATCGATGCCGGCTTCTTCATGGACCACGGCACGGGCGTGGTGATCGGCGAGACGGCGGTGATCGGCAAGCGCGTGCGCCTGTACCAGGCCGTGACGCTGGGCGCCAAGCGCTTTCCGACCGATGCCGAAGGCAACCTGCAGAAGGGCCTGCCGCGCCACCCGGTGGTGGAGGACGACGTGGTGATCTATGCCGGCGCCACCATCCTCGGGCGCGTGACGCTGGGCAAGGGCGCGGTCATCGGCGGCAACGTGTGGATCACCGACGACGTGCCTGCGGGCGCGAGCGTGACGCAGGCCAGCCTGCAGAATGCGCCGAAGGCGAACGCGCCATAG